In Streptomyces alboniger, the following are encoded in one genomic region:
- a CDS encoding glycosyltransferase family 4 protein gives MSLTGISEAHPVMRIAYLHSGSIPSVYANGVHVMRMCDAFTDAGHEVVLYALPGTVPAGDVHRYYGTRNRFEVRSIAQPALRGLGVWIRAWRIRADLHRRGTPDLLYGRDLRALLVSSGRTPLVYETHLMWPRRIVRRIEGVLFRRRNLRRVVFVSQALADDYRRVFPELDSSRWADLVTAHDCADPVPADGPVADLPGRPEAPKIGYVGHLYPGRGTDVILELAARVPEADFHLVGGTAADRTHWQSRCTRPNVYFHGHLPPAELAPYQRAFDVVLAPYQRRTYCAGGAGEISRWVSPMKLFEYMSYGKAVIASDLPVLREILTDGVNCLLCPPDSAEAWAAAVKRLVGDENLRATLGGEARRQLHDRHTWRIRADRVLAGLGDTTRPQP, from the coding sequence GTGTCTCTCACCGGCATCTCGGAGGCCCATCCAGTCATGCGGATCGCCTACCTGCACTCCGGCAGCATCCCCTCCGTCTACGCGAACGGCGTCCACGTCATGCGGATGTGCGATGCCTTCACCGACGCGGGGCACGAGGTCGTCCTCTACGCGCTGCCGGGGACCGTGCCCGCCGGCGACGTGCACCGCTACTACGGCACCCGCAACCGATTCGAGGTGCGGAGCATCGCCCAGCCCGCCCTGCGGGGGCTCGGCGTATGGATCCGTGCCTGGCGGATCCGCGCCGACCTCCACCGACGAGGCACCCCCGATCTGCTGTACGGACGAGACCTGCGCGCCCTACTCGTCTCGTCGGGCCGGACCCCTCTGGTGTACGAGACGCATCTGATGTGGCCGCGGCGGATCGTCCGGAGGATCGAAGGCGTCCTGTTCCGCAGAAGGAACCTGCGACGCGTGGTTTTCGTGTCCCAGGCGCTCGCCGACGACTACCGTCGCGTCTTTCCGGAGCTCGACTCGTCGCGGTGGGCGGATCTGGTGACGGCTCATGACTGTGCCGACCCCGTCCCGGCCGACGGGCCGGTGGCAGACCTGCCGGGCCGCCCGGAGGCACCGAAGATCGGCTACGTCGGTCATCTGTACCCGGGGCGCGGCACCGACGTCATTCTCGAACTCGCCGCCCGCGTACCCGAGGCCGACTTCCATCTGGTCGGCGGCACCGCGGCCGACCGCACCCACTGGCAGAGCCGCTGCACACGCCCCAACGTCTACTTCCACGGACATCTCCCGCCTGCCGAGCTGGCCCCCTACCAGCGGGCGTTCGACGTCGTCCTGGCGCCTTACCAGCGCCGGACGTACTGTGCCGGAGGCGCGGGCGAGATCAGCCGTTGGGTATCGCCGATGAAGCTGTTCGAGTACATGTCCTACGGCAAGGCGGTCATCGCCTCTGATCTGCCGGTACTCCGGGAGATTCTGACCGACGGAGTCAACTGCCTTCTCTGTCCGCCGGACTCCGCCGAGGCCTGGGCGGCCGCGGTCAAGAGGCTCGTCGGTGATGAAAACCTGCGCGCCACCCTGGGCGGCGAGGCACGACGGCAGCTCCACGACCGCCACACCTGGCGGATCCGGGCCGACCGGGTGCTGGCCGGGCTCGGCGACACCACCAGGCCGCAGCCTTGA
- a CDS encoding YcaO-like family protein → MPQPAAPSSPTAWEPQVFVPFPIEPAVFFGRVAARSALFAATDSAGGDHVLIGSASGAHPDDVAVRARGELLERLGNVLAARAAEQSCTLLADHAELVRRGAPALDPAPWSGPATRSVRQLWVTGRSLLSGSEVLVPAGLAFLQHRPPTGCAAPDRAGSTGLAAHPDPGTAVEHAAWETLERDLLRLSWQDPARHPPRHRPVHDELPLPLRRVCEHLGLRATAFTLPAPGSHAVAVCLHTPEHSEQTFGARCGPPGQDAELIARAAHEALMVRWSMSTSAARRVRGRPLPGDRPVSAVQHAVWTYLGCQDAMARWLPHTTADVCPTRQGPVDPVRLLSEHTGQDVIAVDTTPAAFAASGTAVVRLIAPGALPLPSTSPIGSRIPPHPFG, encoded by the coding sequence TTGCCACAGCCCGCAGCTCCCTCCTCACCGACCGCGTGGGAGCCCCAGGTCTTCGTACCGTTCCCCATCGAACCCGCGGTGTTCTTCGGGCGGGTCGCGGCCCGCAGCGCGCTGTTCGCCGCCACGGACAGCGCCGGGGGCGACCACGTCCTGATCGGCAGCGCTTCGGGGGCGCACCCCGACGACGTCGCCGTGCGGGCCCGCGGCGAACTGCTGGAGCGCCTGGGCAACGTGCTGGCGGCCCGCGCCGCCGAGCAGTCCTGCACTCTCCTCGCCGATCACGCCGAGTTGGTCCGTCGAGGCGCTCCCGCCCTGGACCCCGCGCCCTGGTCCGGGCCGGCCACCCGGAGCGTGCGCCAGCTGTGGGTCACCGGGCGTTCCCTGCTCTCCGGTTCGGAAGTATTGGTTCCGGCAGGTCTGGCCTTCCTTCAGCACCGTCCGCCCACGGGTTGCGCGGCGCCCGACCGGGCCGGCTCGACGGGCCTCGCGGCCCACCCCGACCCGGGCACCGCCGTCGAGCATGCCGCATGGGAGACACTCGAACGCGATCTGCTCCGCCTGAGCTGGCAGGATCCGGCACGGCATCCGCCCCGCCACCGTCCCGTACACGACGAACTGCCCCTCCCCCTGCGCCGCGTATGCGAGCACCTCGGACTGCGGGCCACCGCCTTCACCCTGCCCGCGCCCGGCTCCCACGCCGTCGCGGTCTGTCTGCACACGCCCGAGCACAGTGAGCAGACGTTCGGTGCTCGCTGCGGCCCTCCAGGGCAGGATGCGGAGCTGATCGCCCGCGCGGCCCACGAGGCGCTCATGGTGCGTTGGAGCATGAGCACGTCGGCGGCCCGACGGGTCCGCGGGCGGCCCTTACCCGGCGACAGACCGGTCTCCGCGGTCCAGCACGCTGTGTGGACGTATCTCGGCTGCCAGGACGCGATGGCGCGTTGGCTGCCGCACACCACGGCAGACGTGTGCCCGACAAGGCAGGGGCCGGTGGACCCGGTGCGCCTGCTCTCCGAGCACACAGGCCAGGACGTGATCGCGGTCGACACGACCCCCGCCGCGTTCGCCGCCTCCGGTACGGCCGTCGTCCGGCTGATCGCCCCCGGCGCCCTGCCGCTGCCGTCCACCTCTCCCATCGGCTCACGTATTCCGCCGCACCCCTTCGGCTGA
- a CDS encoding C1 family peptidase: MDPEASDNAPVRVYALGVPNEDQLVPAGDVPEIDLTALLEAHPTGNQLLAARRAVLGLPTGGVEVDEQLLARVTPSAGADEAGLPTTVDWRNRWGTNWVTQVKDQGGCGSCVAFGTAAVIESRVRIEHAVWCVRSEGDSHDGQGIPCAQGSWPNTYFDWIKSNGIADPACWPYRQDNAPYRPTPDRAGRTVKIDGYTETGSVADQKKWLDTVGPLTCCIEVPDDFFSYRTGVYRKTVSHIAGLHCIAVVGYNDSEGCWIIKNSWGTGWGENGFGRIAYGQIRIDEFTKQGVLSTNPDPWTKRRLHNGNFYEGGNGAGHRNFEMLSSGGSQIQHWWREGTGGFGWAKASVFGLDAAVCPTLTSTTFNRNFECVYTTGAGRLHHWWLDQNTGKWNDGGIFGPPDATGVPGFIQSNYGAPGNLEVVTRLSGGRLQHWYRAGSWHPGPVFGANVAFAGATLVQSTYGEQGNLELVCTLGSGQLQHWWRDDDRADKPWHAGSLFGSGIASPAVMIQGQYGMATERDHGNFELCVAAGGRVQHWWRHSGTGVWTCSAVFGHDVATVTGLVEGSFGFNLEVVVLRTDGQLQHYWRGGDGWHEGPVIGRA, translated from the coding sequence ATGGATCCGGAGGCGTCCGACAACGCTCCGGTACGCGTGTACGCGTTGGGCGTTCCCAACGAGGACCAGCTGGTGCCCGCCGGTGACGTACCGGAGATCGACCTGACGGCCCTGCTGGAGGCGCACCCCACGGGCAACCAGCTGCTGGCCGCCCGGCGGGCCGTGCTCGGGCTGCCGACGGGCGGCGTGGAGGTGGACGAGCAGCTGCTGGCCCGAGTGACGCCGAGCGCGGGCGCCGACGAGGCGGGCCTGCCCACCACGGTGGACTGGCGCAACCGCTGGGGCACCAACTGGGTCACCCAGGTCAAGGACCAGGGCGGATGCGGATCCTGCGTGGCATTTGGGACCGCTGCGGTGATCGAGAGCCGGGTCCGTATCGAGCACGCCGTGTGGTGCGTGCGCTCCGAGGGCGACTCGCACGACGGCCAGGGCATCCCCTGCGCCCAGGGGTCCTGGCCGAACACCTACTTCGACTGGATCAAGAGCAACGGCATCGCCGACCCGGCCTGCTGGCCGTACCGGCAGGACAATGCGCCGTACCGTCCCACGCCGGACCGCGCGGGGCGCACCGTCAAGATCGACGGATATACCGAGACGGGATCGGTCGCCGACCAGAAGAAATGGCTCGACACCGTGGGCCCGCTGACCTGCTGCATCGAGGTGCCGGACGACTTCTTCTCGTACCGGACCGGGGTCTACCGGAAAACCGTGTCGCATATTGCGGGACTGCACTGCATCGCCGTCGTCGGATATAACGACAGCGAAGGCTGCTGGATCATCAAGAATTCCTGGGGAACGGGTTGGGGTGAAAATGGATTCGGCCGAATCGCGTACGGACAGATTCGGATCGACGAATTCACCAAACAGGGTGTACTCTCCACCAACCCCGACCCGTGGACGAAGCGACGGCTGCACAACGGAAATTTCTACGAGGGCGGGAACGGTGCCGGGCACCGCAACTTCGAAATGCTCTCGTCCGGCGGTTCGCAGATCCAGCACTGGTGGCGTGAGGGCACCGGCGGCTTCGGCTGGGCGAAGGCCAGTGTCTTCGGCCTCGACGCGGCCGTCTGCCCGACGCTGACCAGCACGACGTTCAACCGGAACTTCGAGTGCGTCTACACCACCGGAGCGGGCCGCCTCCACCACTGGTGGCTCGACCAGAACACCGGCAAGTGGAACGACGGCGGCATTTTCGGCCCGCCCGACGCCACCGGAGTTCCGGGCTTCATCCAGTCCAACTACGGCGCCCCCGGCAATCTGGAGGTCGTCACCCGCCTGTCGGGCGGTCGGCTCCAGCACTGGTACCGCGCCGGAAGCTGGCATCCGGGCCCGGTCTTCGGAGCGAACGTCGCCTTCGCCGGCGCGACCCTCGTCCAGAGCACCTACGGCGAACAGGGCAACCTGGAGCTCGTCTGCACCCTCGGCTCTGGCCAGCTCCAGCACTGGTGGCGCGACGACGACCGCGCCGACAAGCCCTGGCATGCGGGCTCGCTCTTCGGCTCCGGCATCGCAAGCCCGGCCGTGATGATCCAGGGCCAGTACGGCATGGCGACCGAGAGGGACCACGGCAACTTCGAACTCTGCGTCGCGGCGGGCGGCCGCGTCCAGCACTGGTGGCGACACAGCGGCACGGGAGTCTGGACCTGCAGTGCCGTCTTCGGCCACGATGTCGCCACGGTGACCGGGCTCGTCGAGGGCAGCTTCGGCTTCAACCTGGAAGTCGTGGTGCTGCGCACCGACGGCCAACTCCAGCACTACTGGCGCGGCGGCGACGGCTGGCACGAGGGCCCGGTGATCGGCCGCGCCTGA
- a CDS encoding protease inhibitor I42 family protein has product MADADITLTPGERREIRLPALGTAGFTWTWRLDGDTDSVAIAQGRPPAGELHDSPPGASADILFTLTALRPGHATLQLDHRRPWEQDTPPKERRCYEITVESPRLRA; this is encoded by the coding sequence ATGGCCGACGCGGACATCACCCTGACACCGGGTGAACGCCGGGAGATCCGCCTCCCTGCCCTGGGCACTGCCGGGTTCACCTGGACCTGGCGGCTGGACGGCGACACCGACTCCGTCGCCATCGCCCAGGGCCGGCCACCCGCCGGCGAACTCCATGACAGCCCGCCGGGGGCGTCAGCCGACATCCTCTTCACGCTCACGGCGCTGCGCCCCGGCCACGCCACGCTCCAACTCGACCACCGCCGCCCATGGGAGCAGGACACGCCCCCGAAGGAGCGGCGGTGCTACGAGATCACGGTCGAGTCGCCCCGCCTCCGGGCGTGA
- a CDS encoding WD40/YVTN/BNR-like repeat-containing protein — protein MNTSPPTRTNSRRRGLHRRRRGAIALLLAVPAAAVPYLLLTQDDSRAAKARTSAATPYKWKNAQVVGGGYVSGLVFNQRERGLLYARTDMGGAYRWDAGAKKWIPLTDWLGEKDWNLLGIDSLATDPVDPDRLYLGAGTYTNDWAGNGAILRSTDRGRTFRRTELPFKLGGNEDGRGAGERLVVDPSNHSNLLLGSRKNGLWRSTDYGASWRQVESFPVKDGAGSGAGISFVTYGPKGSDTVYAGVADKSTSLYRSTDGGATWRAVAGQPTGQLPQHGVVTGDGTLYVTYTDNLGPNGVTGGSVRKYTPSGGSWKDISPSQGSYGFSGLAVDPRKPSTVMVTTLGRWYPEDEIYRTTDGGSTWQALADKSVRDASGAPYVGTHTGHWMTALAIDPFNSGHVLYGTGNGIWRSEDADAGTSHWTVGAKGLEETAILDAIAPPGGASVLTAMGDQGGFRHTDLTRVPSGRMRNPLMSNSTDIDYAASKPSVMARVGTGGKQDGAYSTDGGVTWRGFAAEPVAGAHSGRVALAADGSTLVWTQSGHSPYRSTDKGATWTKVRGLGTGAEVVADRSSARTFYSLTGGTLYASTDGGATFTARATGLPADGRLKALPGRAGDLWIAGGGKGLLHSTDGGGTFTRLASVTSASAIGFGKAAPRASYQTLYLIGTVKDVTGVFRSTDKGTTWTRVNDGAHQWGAIGSQGVVTGDPDTYGRVYIGTNGRGLQYGDPS, from the coding sequence TCTGCACCGTCGCCGCCGGGGCGCCATCGCCCTGCTGCTCGCGGTGCCCGCCGCGGCCGTGCCGTACCTGCTCCTCACGCAGGACGACTCCCGGGCCGCGAAGGCCCGGACGTCCGCGGCGACCCCGTATAAGTGGAAGAACGCGCAGGTCGTCGGCGGCGGTTACGTCTCCGGCCTCGTCTTCAACCAGCGTGAGCGGGGTCTGCTGTACGCCCGCACCGACATGGGCGGCGCGTACCGCTGGGACGCCGGCGCCAAGAAGTGGATCCCGCTGACCGACTGGCTCGGCGAGAAGGACTGGAACCTGCTCGGTATCGACTCCCTCGCCACCGACCCCGTCGACCCCGACCGGCTCTACCTCGGCGCGGGCACGTACACCAACGACTGGGCGGGCAACGGCGCGATCCTCCGCTCCACCGACCGCGGCCGCACCTTCCGGCGCACCGAGCTGCCTTTCAAGCTCGGCGGCAATGAGGACGGCCGCGGCGCCGGGGAACGCCTCGTCGTCGACCCGTCGAACCACTCGAATCTGCTCCTCGGCTCCCGTAAGAACGGCCTGTGGCGGTCCACCGACTACGGTGCGAGCTGGCGTCAGGTCGAGTCCTTCCCGGTCAAGGACGGGGCGGGCAGCGGTGCCGGCATCTCGTTCGTGACATACGGGCCGAAGGGCAGCGACACCGTGTACGCCGGTGTCGCCGACAAGTCCACGTCCCTCTACCGGTCGACCGACGGCGGTGCCACATGGCGGGCGGTCGCCGGGCAGCCGACCGGCCAGCTGCCCCAGCACGGTGTCGTCACGGGCGACGGCACGCTGTATGTGACGTACACCGACAACCTCGGGCCCAACGGCGTCACCGGCGGCTCGGTCCGGAAGTACACGCCGAGCGGCGGGAGTTGGAAGGACATATCTCCCTCGCAGGGCTCGTACGGCTTCTCGGGGCTCGCGGTCGACCCGCGCAAGCCGTCCACGGTGATGGTCACGACGCTGGGCCGCTGGTACCCCGAGGACGAGATCTACCGCACCACGGACGGCGGTTCGACCTGGCAGGCTCTCGCGGACAAGTCCGTACGGGACGCGTCCGGCGCGCCGTACGTCGGCACCCACACCGGTCACTGGATGACGGCCCTCGCGATCGATCCGTTCAACTCCGGGCATGTGCTGTACGGCACCGGCAACGGAATCTGGCGGAGCGAGGACGCCGACGCCGGGACGAGCCATTGGACCGTAGGGGCCAAGGGACTTGAGGAGACGGCGATCCTCGATGCCATCGCCCCGCCCGGCGGCGCGAGCGTCCTGACCGCCATGGGTGACCAGGGTGGATTCCGGCACACCGACCTGACGCGGGTGCCGTCCGGACGGATGAGGAACCCGCTGATGAGCAACAGCACCGACATCGACTACGCCGCGTCGAAGCCGTCGGTGATGGCGCGTGTCGGTACGGGCGGCAAGCAGGACGGCGCCTACTCCACCGACGGGGGCGTCACCTGGCGGGGCTTCGCCGCCGAACCGGTGGCCGGCGCCCACAGCGGCCGTGTCGCCCTCGCTGCGGACGGCTCCACGCTGGTGTGGACCCAGTCCGGGCACTCCCCGTACCGTTCGACGGACAAGGGAGCGACCTGGACGAAGGTGCGGGGGCTCGGGACGGGGGCGGAGGTCGTCGCCGACCGCTCCTCCGCCCGCACCTTCTACTCCCTGACCGGCGGCACCCTCTACGCCAGCACAGACGGCGGCGCGACCTTCACCGCCCGCGCGACCGGCCTGCCCGCCGACGGCCGCCTCAAGGCCCTCCCGGGCCGGGCCGGCGACCTGTGGATCGCGGGCGGCGGCAAGGGCCTGCTCCACTCCACGGACGGTGGCGGCACGTTCACCCGGCTCGCCTCGGTGACGTCCGCCTCGGCGATCGGCTTCGGCAAGGCCGCGCCGCGTGCCTCGTACCAGACGTTGTACCTGATCGGCACGGTAAAGGACGTCACCGGCGTCTTCCGCTCCACCGACAAGGGCACCACCTGGACCCGCGTCAACGACGGCGCCCACCAGTGGGGCGCCATCGGCAGCCAGGGCGTCGTCACCGGCGATCCCGACACCTACGGCCGCGTCTACATCGGTACCAACGGCCGAGGCCTCCAGTACGGCGACCCGTCCTGA
- a CDS encoding IS110 family transposase produces the protein MEDHAPQLLEVVGIGPDTAVTLLLTVGDNPERPDSEASFAALCGVSPVERSSGRRQFRRLSRGGDCQANAALHRFVFTRLRVEPRTQDYYEYERRIKEGKTWREIARCLKRNAAREVFHLVKQLQPGPRSWGL, from the coding sequence GTGGAAGATCATGCCCCGCAGCTGCTGGAGGTGGTGGGGATCGGTCCGGACACGGCCGTCACTTTGCTGCTCACAGTGGGAGACAACCCGGAACGCCCGGACAGCGAGGCGTCCTTCGCCGCTCTGTGCGGGGTCAGCCCCGTCGAGCGCTCCTCGGGACGCCGGCAGTTCCGTCGCCTCAGCCGCGGCGGCGACTGTCAGGCCAACGCAGCGCTCCATCGCTTCGTGTTCACGCGTCTGCGGGTCGAGCCGCGCACCCAGGACTACTACGAGTACGAGCGTCGGATCAAGGAGGGTAAGACCTGGCGCGAAATCGCCCGTTGCCTCAAACGCAACGCTGCCCGGGAGGTCTTCCACCTGGTCAAACAGCTACAGCCAGGACCCCGCTCATGGGGGCTGTGA
- a CDS encoding aKG-HExxH-type peptide beta-hydroxylase yields the protein MRDTKARESLAPAEPSPHLIRSVTRALSALPTGAGTPGGSRVASWQRPDRAVLDESVARLAATWPLMLSELRVGVAQVALLEGPAIDGFTDFTTHGAIYVNRSRLRTSPRGLPGPVRCAEALVHEGTHTRCNAAQLSAPFLTPSAGSAGPVRTPLRADPRPVAGLFQQMVVLTRSSALYTLLLGGDTTAADALDARRALLVKRARQAIGTLRDRTSLLTGHGLTVLEECAALLRTVAV from the coding sequence ATGCGTGACACCAAGGCCCGCGAGAGCCTGGCGCCCGCGGAGCCATCCCCCCACCTCATCCGCTCGGTGACCCGCGCACTGTCCGCGCTGCCGACCGGAGCCGGCACCCCCGGGGGCTCCCGCGTGGCGTCCTGGCAGCGACCAGACCGGGCCGTGCTCGACGAGAGCGTGGCGCGGCTGGCGGCCACCTGGCCGCTGATGCTGAGCGAACTGCGCGTCGGTGTCGCGCAAGTGGCTCTCTTGGAGGGCCCGGCGATCGACGGCTTCACCGACTTCACCACTCATGGCGCGATCTACGTCAACCGGTCGCGGCTGCGCACCAGTCCCCGCGGGCTGCCCGGTCCGGTGCGGTGCGCGGAGGCACTGGTGCACGAAGGCACCCACACCCGCTGCAACGCCGCCCAGCTGAGCGCTCCTTTCCTCACCCCGTCCGCGGGCTCCGCTGGTCCCGTCCGCACTCCCCTGCGCGCCGATCCCCGGCCTGTGGCGGGGCTGTTCCAGCAAATGGTCGTCCTGACCCGGAGCAGCGCGCTCTACACGCTGCTTCTCGGCGGGGACACCACGGCCGCGGACGCGCTGGACGCCCGCCGGGCCCTGCTGGTGAAGAGGGCGCGGCAGGCGATCGGCACCCTGCGGGACCGTACATCACTGCTCACCGGACACGGGCTGACCGTGCTGGAGGAGTGTGCCGCCCTGCTGAGGACCGTCGCCGTCTGA
- a CDS encoding class I SAM-dependent DNA methyltransferase, whose protein sequence is MPPSPDYAVDLADHYDDWFTPPTATTDATVSLLDRLAATAPEGPMLELGIGTGRIALPLAALGHDLHGIDAAKAMVEQLRAKTGGTEIAISIGDFSDVDHDGRFGMIYVVNGTFFELTSQEAQIHCLARAAARLLPGGIFVLDAHLPEVLAAEAGADAQPVRAASGDPVTRIRRIHPATQRYTSDYKVVHNGEVRHIRVAFRYASAGELDLMAAMAGLRLRQRFGGWSGRPFTDSSNYHVSVYELPS, encoded by the coding sequence ATGCCCCCGAGTCCCGACTATGCCGTGGACCTGGCCGACCACTACGACGACTGGTTCACCCCGCCGACGGCCACCACCGACGCGACGGTGTCCCTGCTCGACCGGTTGGCGGCGACCGCACCGGAAGGGCCCATGCTCGAACTGGGCATCGGCACAGGACGGATAGCCCTTCCGCTCGCGGCGCTCGGGCATGACCTCCACGGCATCGACGCCGCGAAGGCCATGGTCGAACAACTCCGCGCCAAGACCGGGGGAACCGAAATCGCCATCAGCATCGGCGACTTCTCCGATGTGGACCACGACGGCCGGTTCGGGATGATCTACGTGGTCAACGGCACGTTCTTCGAGCTGACCTCCCAGGAAGCGCAGATCCACTGCCTGGCCCGGGCCGCGGCGCGGTTGCTCCCAGGCGGGATCTTCGTCCTGGACGCGCATCTTCCGGAGGTCCTGGCGGCCGAAGCCGGGGCTGATGCCCAGCCTGTCCGGGCGGCCAGCGGCGACCCGGTCACGCGTATTCGCCGGATCCACCCGGCGACCCAGCGCTACACCTCCGACTACAAGGTCGTCCACAACGGCGAGGTTCGGCACATCCGGGTGGCCTTTCGCTACGCCTCTGCCGGCGAACTCGACCTGATGGCCGCCATGGCCGGCCTGCGACTGCGCCAACGGTTCGGCGGCTGGTCCGGGCGCCCGTTCACCGACAGCAGCAATTACCACGTCAGCGTGTACGAGCTGCCCTCATGA
- a CDS encoding class I SAM-dependent methyltransferase has translation MRALERAEVGEVSGRSLLHLQCHVGIDTLSWARLGARVTGVDFAAEGVATARSLAADIDPSAVFVEADVLALPDHLDGHFDIVYTSHGVLGWLPDLRRWAEVVAHFIAPGGFVYVFESHPAAWMLDNRLDTAELRLRYSYFGEPEPLSFEYRSPTAVPDREVPGVEYAWGHSLGEIVSGLASAGLTIEFLHEWPFVAWRMLPCMVEHDDYWWRLPDGLPSIPLSFSLRASKPPA, from the coding sequence ATGCGCGCGCTTGAACGTGCCGAGGTCGGCGAGGTGAGCGGCCGCTCGCTGCTGCACCTGCAGTGCCATGTCGGCATCGACACACTCTCGTGGGCGCGGCTGGGTGCCCGGGTGACCGGTGTCGACTTCGCCGCCGAGGGCGTGGCGACGGCACGTTCCCTGGCCGCCGACATCGACCCGTCGGCGGTCTTCGTGGAGGCGGACGTCCTGGCGCTGCCCGACCATCTGGACGGCCATTTCGACATCGTCTACACCTCTCACGGTGTGCTGGGCTGGCTGCCCGATCTGCGCCGCTGGGCCGAGGTCGTCGCCCACTTCATCGCACCGGGCGGCTTCGTCTACGTCTTCGAGTCCCATCCCGCGGCCTGGATGCTCGACAACCGCCTCGACACAGCCGAATTACGCCTCCGCTACTCGTACTTCGGTGAGCCGGAGCCCCTTTCCTTCGAGTACCGCAGTCCGACAGCTGTACCAGACCGGGAGGTTCCGGGAGTCGAATACGCCTGGGGCCACTCACTCGGCGAGATCGTCAGCGGCCTGGCGTCCGCGGGACTGACCATCGAATTCCTTCACGAATGGCCCTTCGTGGCCTGGCGAATGCTCCCCTGCATGGTGGAGCACGACGACTACTGGTGGCGGCTGCCGGATGGTCTGCCGTCCATACCCCTGTCCTTCTCTCTCCGTGCTTCCAAGCCGCCCGCCTGA
- a CDS encoding IS110 family transposase, with product MSSTLPAPKPRRRCPAGEVVLGVDTHRDAHVASVLSLTGAVLAIDEFPATAAGYRALLRWVRRSEVVRRAGVEGTDSYGGFTVALSAGSGRGRV from the coding sequence ATGTCCAGCACATTGCCTGCTCCGAAGCCCCGCCGTCGCTGCCCTGCGGGGGAGGTGGTGCTGGGGGTGGATACGCACCGGGATGCGCATGTGGCTTCGGTGCTCTCCTTGACGGGGGCGGTGCTGGCCATCGACGAGTTCCCGGCCACCGCGGCCGGCTACCGGGCTCTGCTGCGGTGGGTCAGAAGGTCGGAAGTCGTGAGGCGGGCCGGGGTGGAGGGGACCGATTCCTACGGGGGCTTCACTGTCGCGCTATCTGCTGGCTCAGGGCGTGGACGTGTCTGA
- a CDS encoding phytanoyl-CoA dioxygenase family protein, with protein MTSYRSLDELDLRHVLDGRIVVVRDGLAQLTPTGSWTRAALAAIASAVSPEAAQQVSERGLEHIHTVADIDQLRAVRDDLDRRLRPAARHLLLRFADLLPPQSRKVYVSEHLGVRIMPPRAIVHGREGELGGYTGFMVPTGAHVDSWFNTAVNSVNLWMALSRVRRDNGLLIWPAAYRRSLLHEGVRLLPGQAVGEPVEVQLDPGDLLLFAGDHLHGTRPNSGPETRWVVTKRICLGPPRYHPRATGWVPYLDPRLLGTPLRPLAPLRSVLTAGRARQLVRQTRRRLNSRGT; from the coding sequence GTGACCTCATACCGCTCACTCGACGAGCTCGATCTCCGCCACGTCCTCGACGGCCGGATCGTGGTCGTCCGGGACGGTCTCGCACAGCTAACCCCCACAGGATCATGGACCCGGGCGGCACTGGCAGCCATCGCCTCCGCCGTCTCGCCGGAGGCCGCCCAGCAGGTGTCGGAGCGAGGGCTGGAGCACATCCACACCGTCGCCGACATCGATCAGTTGCGCGCCGTCCGCGACGACCTGGACCGTCGCCTCAGACCCGCCGCACGTCACCTGCTGCTGCGCTTCGCCGACCTGCTCCCGCCGCAGAGCCGCAAGGTATACGTCAGCGAGCACTTGGGTGTACGGATCATGCCCCCAAGGGCCATTGTCCACGGCCGGGAAGGAGAACTGGGTGGGTACACCGGCTTCATGGTCCCGACCGGCGCCCACGTGGACTCGTGGTTCAACACAGCCGTCAATTCCGTCAACCTCTGGATGGCTCTCAGCCGGGTCCGCCGGGACAACGGCCTGCTCATCTGGCCGGCGGCATATCGACGCTCGCTGCTCCACGAGGGTGTACGGCTGCTCCCCGGCCAAGCGGTCGGCGAACCGGTGGAAGTCCAGCTCGACCCGGGTGACCTACTGCTCTTCGCAGGCGACCATCTTCATGGCACTCGTCCCAACAGTGGGCCGGAGACCCGGTGGGTGGTCACCAAGCGCATCTGCCTCGGCCCGCCCCGCTACCACCCGCGCGCCACCGGCTGGGTTCCGTACCTCGACCCGCGCCTGCTCGGCACACCGCTTCGCCCCCTGGCACCGCTGCGGTCGGTTCTGACCGCCGGACGCGCCCGCCAACTCGTTCGTCAGACCCGCCGCCGTCTCAATTCGCGCGGTACTTGA